From the genome of Acropora palmata chromosome 8, jaAcrPala1.3, whole genome shotgun sequence:
GATGCCacaaatgaaatatttcttgatCTCGCATCGGGGTTTGGGTTGctgtaacaaaaaaatttgttgtgACGAAGATGCTTTAATCGAAAGATGATACAAGAGATTTTGACTAGCTCGTCAAAGAAAACGTAACAGcttgaaatcaaaacaaatgaaaaatccaATGTCATTTAAGTGAACGGATTACAATGCTATTAAGATGTGAAAAGCACGGAAACACGGCAGCATCCTCtcatattaaaataaatatactTGAAAATCTattaaaagcaataataataaaattgttaagagTTTTCTCATCTACTTTGAGCCCTTTACGTGCCAGGTACGATATTGGGATATGAATTTGTGcagttttcagtttatttttgaaaggaaatatCATATTAAATATCACAACAGAGAGGGCAAAAACGAGCACACATCCATGATTTCATCTGgttatgcaaaatttcaacacaTTTGATAGAATTTCTATCCGATTCTCCTCTTCCTTCAAAACGTGACTTTTGGCTTTTCTTGTTGCGACTCGATGAACCATATAAAACcggaaatatttgaaagatgATTTGATTACAACAGTTAATGACTTTAGAGGGTTCAAAAACTGAGGCAACTGGGATACAGGGCTGATATTTATAACTCGTATCGAAAACGATAACTTCATCATAATTTGTgttagaataaaaaaaaaaccttcaaaACTTTCAGTGAATGCTTTTCGTGTAAAGTAAATATACTTAATTACTAAAGCCGGCTTTCTCAAAGCAAGCATGAGCAAATTTTGGCAACGCTTAACTTATAGGAGGAGTAAAGCAAATAAACAGTCCTTACCTTTGAATCGGACGAATTAAAAGCGTTCTTTACAGACTTGAAAATCAACTGAGCCTCTTGGCACTGAATGACATAACAATGAGCGTCTGTGTCGGGAACACAGACTATTACACCAAGTGTTGATGTGTCGTGTTCATACAAATCTACGCAACCGATGTTATCAATGTCGAAACTGGCAATGACTTCCCAAGGGGAACAGTTCGTACTTATCCGCATCATTTCCGATGTAACCTCGATGTTCACCGAAGAGCAATCTTCGACTTTGGTCTTTGAAACTAGATCGTGAATCGTGGTTTGTAGCGTCTTCGCGTTTGACCTTTGAACAATCGTGCTTTTTACCAAGCGCGCTGAGTAAAATCCTAACGCTCCACCGCTCAGTCTGTCAAGGCTTTTGCTATTCGGTCTTGGATTTTTTATGGCGTTGTCGCGTGGTGGAAGCTTAGGACTTGGTTGAGGGGGTAATGAGCATGAATTTTCATCAACTGTTAGTTTTTTGTTCAAGCTCTTTACAGTAGTAACAGGGTCAGTCTTTCCTAAGTTAAGTTTTAAGCTCCGAGGAAGAGATGCCCTTGCTTCATTATGAAAATGCAAATCACTGTAAACAATATCAACTGGGGAGCTCTTTTCTTTCAGCTTGAAACATTCCAGTAGATCTCTAACATTCTCATAAGATACGTCTGCCTCTCTAAACGATGTATCTTCTGTGCTGCTAAGACTTTGACCTTCGTTAAAACTCACACTACTTCGGCTGCTACCCGAACTTCGTCGTGATTCGTTGTCGACATGATTTTCTGCAACTAGGCACTCTACGTTGGCGTAGATCGGCGCTGGCGGGTTACTTACTCGTGGCGATGGCATCGGTGAGTGTCTGGGCGAAACGCTTTTTGATAAAACTTGACCTGAGACGGCGTCGTTGGGTTTACGCGGACATTCTGGCGTTAGACTTCTTTTGGCACTTCGCTGCTCGCGTTCCAAACAGCGCTCTTGGGAAATATCTGTCAGGTGCTTGCGAAGATTTCGCAAGTTCGGCAAAAATGACAAACTCCCACTGAAGTCATGCCTAAGAATTGGGTTTTCAGAATCTCGCGTTGGTCGTGAAGGCACAAAATCTGAAACTTTGTTGGTGTGAATAATTTCTGCATAATGTGTAGTTGAGATGTCCGGGTTGGAGTGTGTTACGAGGGGAGAGGAGTATTGCAGCCATGTAATGTGCTTTGCTTCTGAAGATTCCAACGTCCACTTCTCATTTGTTTTATGCGCAGCACATCCAAAGCTTAGCGATCGAGTCATGGTAGAATTGTCAAATTTCTGCTGAGTGCAGTCACTTGGTATAATCTCGTAAATGTTCTCTCCGTCTTGAACGTTTTCTTCGTCCGACATTGTTGTTGAAGAAACACAGTCCCACTTGTCTTGCTTTGGAGTGTAAATATCATCTTGTTGAATTTCACGATTACAGTTAACATCACTCTTGGCTTCCATGTCCTCCTTCAATTTGATGTTTTCGTAGTGCAATTCGGTGGACGATATTTGGGCCATTGCCTCTGCACTGACCATTGTCCCTGTCGTCAAATGGTACTGAGAAGAGTAACCTATCTCAATTAGATCACCTCCCACTTAACCACTCTTTGACGCAATAGGCCATTACAGTCACGCGCACATTAACACAGCTGTCAACATTACGGCAAGTCAGAAACAAATCTTCCTTTGTTTGACTCGAGAACAGTCTCACATTTCCATATCCGTCACGTTTAAACTCCCTGATCTTCAGCTAAAAAAAGCCTTTGCAAACAGGCTTCATCGAACCTTTTTCTGAGcaggaaataaagaaactcgTGAaatcttttgtgtttttcatcCACCACTGCTCTGGAGATGTGAAATGCACAAGTTTACAGTTTCGTAAAAACTTCATGTTATTTTTCGTTGTAAGCTAACGGAGGCGGGCAAGAATCGGCACAACACTCAGTCCTAAAATAGTCTGCATGCAGATAGACCAACATgtgtcttttttgttgtttttgttttcggtGTGCGTCACAGACATCTTGGGATTTCTCACCTTAAATTGGCTCGGTTTACGCCAGTCAATTTTCAGGAATGCTACCTGATCAGTGAATGCCACCCCTTGCCTTATTCACAATAACCCATTTTTGAAATCGTACTCCTTCATACAGACACTCAACGGATATCATAATGCTTTCAAAAGATCGCAAGAGATGCATTGCTCACTTCTTGACCTTTGTGATTAGAACTTAAAGCGAATTCCTACTGGTTGCTTGAAAGCATTTGTCGCTCTTCATTTTACGTTTTTCGGCGTTACTTCGCTACTCGAAAGGTCAACACATAAAAGAATCGAAAATGAGGACGCATGAATTCTTGCTGATGAACTAAAGCTGAAGACCATAGGATATTTCACGGGGGCAATATTGGAATCATTAGAGagattaagcatgacgtttacgggaaacggcaaacggcaagatgaaattttcttttttgccaaaacaaggagaaacttgattttttaagctcctttcttgtctgttacCTAGATATATCGAATAACTTCTGAAAAGAgtgagaaaagttgaaaaacgtaaattttcatgcttttatgacacgcagctgcctactgtttgccgtttgccgtttgccgtaaacgtcatgcttaacctctctattaGCAGAGAGTTAACGGAAAAGGTCCATCAGGTTgaaaatgtgttttgttgGTTAGTTTAAATTTTAGACAGATTTCGAAACACAGTGAGGAGAGACAAGTTGGAATAAGTAAGTGTCATGCTTttgtgcaaaagaaaaaggtccTGTTTTTGTGCTCTCACATGGTTACAATCTTGAAAGCTCACCATTTAGTTACCGTCGGTATGAAAAGTGTACCAGTGAGTAACAAATATCGCAAAGAATATGAGACATTCCCGAATAGTCCttatcaattattttttgaGTACCTTGCGGCAAAACGAGTAGTGCACTCAATTTGCACCTAAAGGCCTTATTTGGTCAATTAGAGCTGTTGTGGGCGGCAAAGCCACAGATTGAATCTCTTGTTACGTAAATGAGCCACAATTCATAATCGATCACCCAAGCAATATAGGACAGCATTCAGCAAAAATTCGAAACGAAGAAACGAGAAATCAAGTTTACAATTGGCTCCGGAAACgattgaaaaaaggaaatatcatcgtgctgcacgtgcgaaAAGCGCAAAAGTACATTTCGGTGCTTTGACAAAGACGTTaagttaaaattgaaaatccttctttcttcattttacttcAAAACGCAGTTAAACCATATACTTGCCTCACATTGCACGATGGTAAGGAGATGAAAAATCGAGAATTACTTATTATGACGTCTTTCACGTAATTttttaagtgacttctgattaGGAGGGGGGAGGTTGGGGctttgcaagttttttttatatcttttCTGTAAGATCCCTGTACGATGGCCACGATTACTATCTCTTGATTTCGGGTTTCAGGAAACTGCAAAACTTCAACTAATAATCACTTGCTGCAATGATCGTTCTTTCACGTTTGAAGTTCAAATATACGAGTTTCGgtatttttcatcaacttgAAAGAGTAGTGGCTTGGGAAtgcgttttttttcctagTTATTGATATTGGTTGGACAGTGTTTTCTCAATGCAGTTACCGTGACGCTCTCAAGGggattttcatattttatgcACATATATGTACGTGCAGCGAATTTCGAAACTATTCCCTTGAGTATGGCCACGTGGTctatgttgaaaaaaaaaacaaactgtgaAAGCTGAAGAAGATATTATGACAATTGTTCATTTGATTATGCAGTGCTCGAATATTGTTCTCCCATTTTCCACAAATGATAACCCAAGATAGGTGTGTAATAAATCACGTTTTTCATATCTGCTCGGCTCCTCCAATAACGCAAAATTTACCACTGTAAAGTATGTTTTACGAGCAAAACGCAATTTGCGTACTCACTGCATGCAAACCAAACCTCTGCGCTGCATAGAACTGGCACTTATTACAACGTGTGACAAAGAAAATCCCACTCGTTTGTACTATGAATAACTCACAGACTGTTCCCGAGGTGGAGGAGATGTCTGCAGTTGTTCTGGTCTGATCTAGAGGGGTCAGaacaatagagtgtgttcacatgacgtcacgtcggccatgttggaggagtaaacaaagaaatggcggccatcttggaggagtgaaatattcttttggggattgaatttatttttatgcaaatccctccttttgtttcattatgcaaatacggcttctggtcacatgagcgaacgcACTCTATTGGCAGTAGCTGTTGTTGAAGCTCTGTCTACAAGAAGAGGCTCACAAACTGAACTAACGATAGGCAGGTGTCTACACGATGGCTTTGGTTACAAAAGAGTTACCTTTCGGTTCCAAGATAGACGAGACCACGATACAGGGAATATTGGGAAACAAATGTATTCAACAAACCATATTTTTATTCCCGTATTATGTACAACTCTGGTAaaggaaatattaaataagaaataaagtAAAAGAACTCTCGGCATTGTCTACTTTCTCAATTTACTACACTTCTGTTTTTTCCTCGGCTTTCACAACTTAACGACACAAATGGCTGTTACTATAGTTATCAGTGGTtttgacacacaaacgaggctaacgggtcattttcattgtttaaccTCGTTTGCACGCAACTGTAAATAAAAGAAGCTTTACCTCCGGGCTCAACTGTCATAACAGCCATTATTTTAAGGTAGCCATCCCGAGAAAATGTTTCTGATTATAAGATaaacgaaaaacaaaggaaatatcAAGCTCAGGTGGTTtcaatttaaaggaaaaaacgaCTTGAGTAAACACCGCACAAGTGGTTGGTGATTGGCTGGCTCGAGAGGTGACTAGCAACTACAATAGTCATCTCCAGGAAGCTCAAGAGCAAAAAATGCCTTCCTGCACTCCCTTGATCCGCTCTTCAGTGTGTGTGGAGTATATAcactacaataattattattcacctcagtCACTGTCGGTAAAAGTGGAGAAGATTTTTGAGGAAACCTTTTGTTCATGTAGTTAGCTCTCCgaataaaataatcattttaaaattgttaaatttttcttGCGTATAGATTTGCTAAAATGCTTACGCATGAACCCAACACGTGcgtcagaaaaaaagaaattgcatttcagttttcttttcttccctCTTCCTAAATGTCCAGATTTtagttgatttcaaaattccCCTTAAACgggtttcttttgcttttatatCAGCGTGTAAGTTTCCACCTGCAGTCTGATTAGGCCAAGGTTAACTCTGAAATGGGTTACTTTTCATTCCACTGATCGGCTTAAGCGCCAGTGTAGAGCGAAAAAAAGTAGATATAAAGTAACAAGATAGGATACATCAGCAAAAGCCTTTTGTTCTTGAGTTCTTCTTGGATAAGAAGTGAGCCAGCACTGTAAGATGCCCACACCACTCCAAACAACTGCAAACGATAGGAAAATTCAGTTGCTGCAGAAGATGTATTAACAGATGATATGGAGGCGAAGTGCTGCAGTCCCATGGGAGGGAAGATATGAAGACTGTATAAGGACTTAACATGTGAATGCTGCTGGCGGTTGGAGAACTGGGGCTAACCTTGTGATGGCCAAACATTTAGTCCAAGGTCAcgtgttcaaagcccgattccTGGATTTGTGTGTATTAACcattaaaggaggatttttcacaagataaaggtttaaggacgttcgcgctaattgtttCTGCGCATCCCTACTGCGCACGTAATTCATATCACAATATCACGCCACGTCATGCATCGAGCGCGCGCGCTGAGAAAACTGTCTAAGCACACATAGGGCTGGTAGCCGTTGGGTTAACTTCGCTTGCAATTTACTTTCTTAAATGGTCGGTGACACCCCATTTTTTTTCGGTAGACCACTTTCTCTTCCACTTTCTGATAGATTgtgaaaaattgaacaaaaaatcaatgtgggaaggtaaaaaatttccaatttttctgtGTACGCGGCGTCAAATTTTGGCATTCGTGCAGCTGTTAGGAGAGTAGAAATGTGTCCGCTAAATGATAAAATCAACTCTGGGGAAGTTTTTTAGTTCACCGAATTTTGTTTATGGATCCACAAGAACAATAATTGGCGGATCAAATTTCAATTCAGggatttatttataaattttttgCACAAGCAGGCACTCTATCTGTATGCAGTAACTAAGTCCGATTTCTCAGATTTTGGGTGATCTTTTGAACATCATATCTCCGAAACGAATTAGGTGACCCCCCactttttttacatttttgataCGAGTAACCCATAATCTCAAACTGGTGAAcgtttcagaaaaaaatcagtGTTAGAAGATTTTCGCGCGAACGTccttggaaaagaaatttgtaatttctaaccttattgggccacaattttgtggcaaaccctcctttagCAGTAAAtcaatagcaattaaaatttactttaACCTCGGATTAGTTTAACTGGGCGTTGAACATCTGGGCCTAGGGTTAATCCCACTTGCTTCATGTttcagaaactgaaaaaagttcAAGGTGTGAGTTCCTTAAAGTCTTGCAGTGATACTTCTTTTTTCTAACGTGGTAATTAACAACTCGTGGAAACTCGGGAAAAAGAACTGGACTGCTCATTACAGAACTCTGAGCTGCCTCTGTAATAGCTTATGAGATGGTTCTCTTGGTTCAAGCTACAATCAAGGACAAAAGTGTTGACACATTTGAGCAAAACAAACGCTTTCTACCTGCATCCTTCTGTAagttcaaaaaacatctttCTTGTCTATAGCTTAACCCCATCTCAcccttttcaatgttgaaatacgCTTTGTTGACACTGTCACGTGGTTACAACATTGACAAGGGGAGAGGGGgtcaaaatgtgaaaattgtagattgaaaaacttacAAGTTTAACGAAACAGGTCTTTTTCGGGGAGTGTCTCAACtgcttttgtccatgattgcaGGTTGCAGGCCGCTTAGACTCTAAAGTGTTGGACAAGGTCTGCCACTCACAAGTCTCATCTCTCAACCCTTTGTTTACACTTCTCCTAAAGAGTAGGGGAGGgtattgcttttgttgtgATCTGATCTAATAGAACCACAGTATTAGAAGCAGCTGTGGATAAATAGCTTTCCAGCATTAAAAGATATGCAAAACATGCACTTAAGTGAAAAAGCCAGTCAACGTAAAATGTGTCAATAAAGTGTGGGAAACAAATTATTAGGTGATATTCCTTAGACTGAGTCTCACTGgcgcaataaaaacagcaaaaaaaaaacaaaacaaaacaaaaaaacaacttttgcattttcattATCAAGCAACCCTTACCTTGATAAGGACACTTATCATAGGGAAATAATTCACCAACGGCAGTGCAGTGGCAGTCAGGACAAGTGGAATAAGAGAATAACCAATCACACCCAAGCACTGAGAGTAATTCACCTGTAACATAGACAACAAGGAAAGATGAGAACAATACCAGACAATGAACACAGTGATTCCGACCAGGAGTGAAAAAATGAACTGACTTCTCCTCCAAGTACTCTGGCTAGCAGGAAGATAATGAGAGAACCCAGAAGCCAAATGGTTATAATCCATGAAACAACCTAGAAAAATAGAAGTATGTAGATTACAAAGTATCTGTGAGTCATCATCAGGAAAATAATCACATCGCCATTGGCACTGTTTAAATAAATGGCTGTGATATCAAAAGCCCAGATTTTTAAATGCTTAAATACAATCATTatgacaatgaaaatgattatgatgatgactGTACAAAGCTAATCAAATGTTCCACCATAGTAACGCTGCTATTAGATGATTGTATCAATATTCTCATGAGAATATTTACGTAGAGTTCATtcaaatatatattatatatgtTGTAGtccaattttttcctttagtacaattttttctgaACTGGTACAGAATACATTGAACTGGTACAATTGTAATTGTactggtttatttttatcaactgtCTAAAAAagggattttcctttttttggggTGTAGTTAAAAAAACAGGGGCTTGGTTTTTCTGGGGGGTATAAAAAAGAACATGATATTGCTTTCTTCCCTCCGACTTTCATACCCCTCCCTCCTACTTTCCTACCCCTCCCTCATCTTCCCACCTTATCTTCCAGGTGGCCCCCTCCTTGCATACCCTCATACCCAGTCCCTCTACAACACACTTTACACTATActcaagaatttcctttttactcatctgaacttgaacttgaacttgaacttgaactccTACCTCTGGATCTGTTGTCCACTCTCTTATCCACTTGACCACACAAGCACATCTTATCAATTGGCCatgataatttataattaaatattttactcTCTTATCCACTTGACCACACAAGCACATCTTATCAATTGGCCatgataatttataattaaatattttactatTCATCCCAGGCCACTCTCCATGCAAACTTAAAAAACTCATAGTAAACCAGAGGAAATGCAACAATGATATGATccagcaaacaaaaagaaagcaaaaacaaaaaaaacaactgaaaattgaaGATTTCAGACACGCtggcaatgaaaacaaacaaagtagaCAAGATCAACCCTTTTCACATCAATATGCTCTTGGGTCAAATCATCGAAATTAAAGAGACTGGATATGTCAGAATTGTGACAGAGTATGGGAAGGTTAACACTCTGATCACACCCTCACAACTCTATCCTTGTACTCCCAGtaatatgaaactagatttCTCCACCAAAACATCTTTTACAGCAGCACGCAAAAAAGCAAGTGGGCTATAGAAGAAAAACTGCACATTGGTGCTAAGTTTCCCCTATACCACTTATATTGAGAATGTCTTGatatgaaaaaacaaaacaaattgctaCAAGACATTTATCTCAAAATACtactttattaatttaatgacaaatagcaaaattaaattgtaaGATTTCTGCACTTTACTTCTTGTCTTTTTGAAACAGTGACATAATTCATGTATTGTCGTTATAGTCTGCAAAATGAATTGTACACACGACATCACAAATCTGTCTCCAATATATCAGATAAAACTAATCCaaaccaaataaaaattgctaaCAGCAGGACTGGTACACTCATGGTAACTTGATGATAAGCAAAAAAGCAATCCTTAGCCCTTACCACATTAAGTTAAACATACACTAAATGAAcagcaggtttcttttgcaggtcacaggtcacaggtcacatgtcattgttttaccaatacagaaagtatcccaaacgccttttaaaagctaaccttaggcctaaaaatatctttttaggcctaattaggcctaaggttagcttttggGATACTAAGGTTagcaagtgtttgggatactttctgtattggtaaaacaatgacctgtgacctgtgacctgtgacctgcaaaagaaaactgcCGCTAAATGAACagtctttaaaataaattcttaaGATTTATGTTTAGTACATCATGACTGTAaataaaagctaaccattCTAGAACAAGTGTTAAGCCTTAAATGGTGTACATTAGTTCTTAACACCTCTAATGTTATTCTTGGTCAAACCAGACTGTTAAGTATTTCCAATAAGTCCTCCTATTTCTGTCCTGCTCTGAATGCTCAGCAAACCTTATTTCAGTAACCTCTTGAACTTAGTAAATGCATGGCAAACAACTGTTATCAATGAAGTGTGTTCTTTATGTTCAACATACATTAAACTAATTTCACTGTTTTTGCACCAGTACAACTAAaattgtaccagttcaaactattttgtaccagttcaaactattttgtaccagttcaaaaacaaattgttccaaagtaaaaattgaactacaacatatatatatatctatatgtatctgaaaaataaactagtCAATAAGACAACTTTTTCTGT
Proteins encoded in this window:
- the LOC141888803 gene encoding uncharacterized protein LOC141888803, encoding MVSAEAMAQISSTELHYENIKLKEDMEAKSDVNCNREIQQDDIYTPKQDKWDCVSSTTMSDEENVQDGENIYEIIPSDCTQQKFDNSTMTRSLSFGCAAHKTNEKWTLESSEAKHITWLQYSSPLVTHSNPDISTTHYAEIIHTNKVSDFVPSRPTRDSENPILRHDFSGSLSFLPNLRNLRKHLTDISQERCLEREQRSAKRSLTPECPRKPNDAVSGQVLSKSVSPRHSPMPSPRVSNPPAPIYANVECLVAENHVDNESRRSSGSSRSSVSFNEGQSLSSTEDTSFREADVSYENVRDLLECFKLKEKSSPVDIVYSDLHFHNEARASLPRSLKLNLGKTDPVTTVKSLNKKLTVDENSCSLPPQPSPKLPPRDNAIKNPRPNSKSLDRLSGGALGFYSARLVKSTIVQRSNAKTLQTTIHDLVSKTKVEDCSSVNIEVTSEMMRISTNCSPWEVIASFDIDNIGCVDLYEHDTSTLGVIVCVPDTDAHCYVIQCQEAQLIFKSVKNAFNSSDSKVLKVPASTPVGPDCWLGEKDVTTFSGISYLGSVKMKKTYLLINEGITLLLDKAHPKEFQNIFLEIHLEEIRLIDTRDSKILHQHAIPWILKLGVYEDDPRLFGYIVSEARQGEKTRMLCHVFRCGRVTTSVAATEAIRVGCQATYSERRDSARANKRISFLSSSSNGSQDSTCSPTSSEISDSVFTEECEDKKDTIKENSKIKEQNATKRHSLSLKHFASVPLLIRSASLPHVFRSNSGSKKEKEADPAEVTERLPPRLPPNYVRPASISSTGANDVIDGSWEIVEEKEYNFDVTYLCSTVINPPLRPKHLRECVKQYQKQQAKALKKIGVDPSKKVSLSVSVDGVKMTNELAQQGEQEMFFPISSVSHVMAHPENPEYFAFALIVTGDSKHKCHLFQQTKVPCKELIETFEAFM